The genomic window GGGAGTCCTGTGGTGGACTTAATAAAGTCCCCACTGCCCTTGCCCTCAATCCTGAGGTCCTTAGGgatggactctttttttttttttttaaagattttatttatttatttgacagagagaaatcacaagtagatggagaggcaggcagagagagagggaagcaggctctccgctgagcagagagcccgatgcgggactcgatcccaggactctgagatcatgacctgagccgaaggcagcggcccaacccactgagccacccaggcgcccagggatgGACTCTTTTTGGTCATATCACAGTTCCTATTCCCAGGCTGTGGGAGTAAACTGAGGCATGAAGAAGAGGGAAATTCAGAGCTCCTAGGTGGTCCCCCTTCCTCCTCACAGAAGTCACAGCAGAGATTCCACCCTTGCTCCTTCCACCCTCCCGAGCTGCTGTCCAGACCGGAAGGGAGTCTCTTTCCTGTATATTTCCTGGTGCTGGGTTTGGATATGGACAGGAAAGGCCCAGCCTTGGGAGGAAGCAgtgagtgggtggggggaggcttcaggtggggggagggggatagtgGGGAGCAGGCAAGTGAACAAAACAGTGCTGCTATCCAGATTCTTCCAGCTCTGCTGCCCAGCAGAGCTGTGAATGGTGAAACTCTGGGATGGGGAGAGGacagtacaaaaaaaaagttttattttgaagattacaGAACTTGTGCTATGACACCACTGGGTTTCCACTTTCATCAGTCCAAGGATCTGTGGTAGGTGTGGGACTGacagaaggaggcagggaggggaagagagacctGGTGGTggcaaggaaaaggagaaagatggcTGTGGAAAAACTCATACCACCCTAGGCCTGGGCTTCACTGTCTTTACTCCTCCACACCACAAGGGTGACGAGGAAGGGGATGAGGCAGATGGGGGCTATGATCATGGCCAGGAGCACATCCTCCGGGGGGTCTGATAAGGTGGGCTGCACAAGGGAGCAGTTGGCAAAGTGGATCTGGTGAGTCTCAAAGATGATCTCTTCTGCCCAGGGATTGGGGAAGCCCAGATGAAATTCTTCTGCAAAATGCTCCAGGCAATACTGTAGGTCGCTATAAGGCCTGGGGGTAAGGGAAGACTACAGTGAGTATGGACTGGGCCAAAGAGGGGAATGCCCCTCACTCACTCAAGGCTCACCCAGGAGGAGGAGGCCCCACCCCTGGCCCAAGCTGCCTGGCACTGCCCCTACCTGCTAATCATGTCCCAGTCACACCAATCCTTGGGGATAGAGTCCATCTCCTCCTTATACGATTGCCAGCAAATCTGGATAGTCCTCTCATAGCTCTCCATCTTGTCCTCTGTGGGCACAGATTGCTTCGCACTGACCACAACCCCGTGCCTCCCCCCAAGCCCTCGGGTCCAAGTATTTCCACTGCTCCTGTCTTCAAACATGGCAAACACCAGGAGAGTCTCAGAAAGTCTTCCAGGGAAGAGTCTCAGTTCAGAAAAATGTTAATGTCTTCCATGTGCCAGCCCCACGAGAACAGCCACACACTTTTTCTGGGGTCTTCTAACCCACCCAGGAGGGGAGCCAGCTCAGAGCTGGGGGCGGGTCACGTgggatgagagggagaaagaccacAGGAACCCCAGGAGAGAACAGAAGGGGGTTTAATGGGCTGCCAGTTGGGGTTGCGGGAAAGGGACCCTCCCCACCGACCTGGCTCTCCTCGCTGTCCCAGGTCACCGTCCCAGAGCCGCGGCGGGTACACACCTTCTGGCTTCAAGCTGCTTTCAGTGGGAGGAACCTGAGCCAGGGACTCCTGGGGCTTCAGGACAGCTGTGAacagaaatgggagagggaggtgggatgGCGGGGATCTAAGCAGTGGAGTCTGGAGGAGGGGTGTGAGACCCTAGGAAGTCAGGGCTACTTTcagtagaagaaaaatgaataatccaagcCTCCAAGGGGTGCCTCAGTGACTGGAAGAGAGGGTTGATACCAGCTCCCTCCCACTCACATCCAGACCcaaatcctcctcctcctccccaacccccaagaCCTCTCCGCGAGGCCCGGACCCTAGGTTCCTCCAAGAGTGGGAAGCAGCTCTCGCTGAGCCCTCATCGAAGTGGGGCCAAGGGACGGCCCGAGGACAGCGCTGACCCTCCCGCACCCAGGGCCCGTTTCTCGGTCTCGGCCGTCCAGGCCCCCTCCTCTATGGGCCTCCCGCGCCTCCCACCCGGGCCCCGGGGCGCCGCGCTCACCgcccagcaggaggaggaggcggagcgCAGCCGGTCGCCCCGCGCGGGTCGCAGGGAGCCGCGGGCCGCCGGCTGCGCGCTCAGCCCGGAGCGAGGCCATCGCGCCGCGAGCAGGCGAGGAGGGGCGGTGGCGCTGAGCCGGGCCCGGGCGGGGGCGCCTATATCCCCGGCACAAGCCCCAGGAAGCCGCGCCGCTTCCTCGCAAGGGCTGGGACGGCTGCGGCcacgtggggggcgggggcgacGCCCGGGGCCGGCAGGCTGGAGGGGGAGTCACAGCCCCACCCGGCCCTGGCGCCCGCCGCTCCCTCCGCCGTGTCGGCGTTGGCCCACTCTCTCTTCTAGCTCACCCTGCGGGGCTGGACAGCTCCCCTCGTAACCCCAGAACCGGGATGCATTTCCTGGACTCAGCTGCGTGGTGCCCAGGGCTCTCCCGGATCTCGGAGCATCCGCCCCCGGGACCCTATTGCCCTTTCTCCTCTCGCTGCGGGGGCGAGGAAGGGGGTTAGCGACCTGCTCTCGCCgacctggaggaggaagaaggggctggGAGTTCAGAGGGCTCTCCACCCGCAGTATCTAAGGCAGGAGGCTGCCCTGGGCCGTGGGGGAAAGGGCGCCTGGAGCTGGACTCAGAGTTCCCCTTTACTGGGAACACCCACTGATATCAGTCCGCCTGCCAAAACTGTGGAGGAGGAGATGAGGGAGCCAGCCCTCCAGAATCGGGAGAAAGcctggggatggggcagaggggaaaCCAGAGTCCAAATCCCCTCCCTTACAGGCACCTCCTGGGGCCTAGATCCTCAAACCTGGTTGAGGTAAAGGGCAAAAGTAAGATTACTTCATTCCTAGTAAGAAGGTGCCCACCAAcgggattgggggaggggcaaaagttAACGATTACTCCATTCCCAAGAAGAAGGTGGCTACTACTCTTCAAGACCCAGGTTGGGAGAAGGGTAGGGTTTAGAAACCGCTATGGGTGACTTCATTTATAAGGTGGGTACATTTTGCTCCTGTTTTACATGGGAAAAAGCTAAATCTCGGGAGAAAGAGCCCAGAAGTTGAGCTTAGAGGCTCTAAATCCCACTTCTGTCTTCCTGCTCCCTAACCAGATAGCCCACAAGGACTTTGGTTACCTGGAGAATGTTTACCCCCATGTAACATAGGGACATTGTCCTTCTCGATAAGCAGTAGTGAGGATGACACATGAAAGGGCATTGCGCTCACTCAgtggatgtttctttttcttctttcttaaggacttgcctaaggtcacactgCTGGGAAGCAGCAAGGCtgagcctggggccccagggaCCCTGACTTCTGCCACACCACAGCTGTCTCTGTGTCCTGAGCCAGAGCTTCATTAGCTTGAAGCAGCCGAGCAGCCCAGGAGCTGGTTTGGCCCTGACGCTCGCCTCCAGACACAGCTGTCAGCACTGAACTTTCCTAAATTACTCCCAGACACTGACCCCTGGACTCAGCTGCTGCTCTTGTCCCAGTTTACTGATTTCTGCCCACCACAAATTATCTTTCGGGATCTCTCTTCCAATCTTCagctcagggtcttgggctcTTGCACAATGGTCACTGAAAGCCTGTGGTCCTCCTCCATCGCTAGGGTCAAGAGGGTGCCTTAGTAAGGCATCcggaagaagaaaggaggtggCCCACTTGGCATGAACCCCAAAGCCCTCCTGGTGATAGTCGTCTTCTGCAATGTGCAGAAAAGAGCCTGCCCACCTCAGAGTAACTTCAGGCCAGCAAACAAATCCATTCGTGTCCTCCCATGCGAGATTGCCCTTTTCAAGAAGGAAACATGGTCAGGAGGGAGATTTCTGGTTGATGAGATGGGacagaagggacagaaaacaaaactagctGCTTCCACTGGGCTGGGGCCAGAAGCTTCTGAGCCCACTGTGATTTAGGACTGGGGTTGGGGTCAAGATGAAAACtgacaaaaacaaatgttggGTTTTAAATAAGGCAGTACGGTatcattgattaaaaaaacaaacaaacaagcaagcattGGTTAGGATTCTGAAGGCAGATTTTGTCTCATCTTGGGCAGGTCATTTCATATCTCTGGAGCTCGACATTTTCACATGACGTTAGAATCAAAAGGGAAAATACAGGTGACTCAGTAGAAAGTTTTATCTTTAGTCTGGAGCTGGGGTTAAGTTTGCAACAGGATGTGGAAACCTCCTATGAGGAGCTTGTTTTAGTCATTGCTGAACTTGGGAGTCTAAATAAATCTTCCTATTGGAGAATCTGGGAGTTTTCCCTCCTCCTGATTTTCCTCTTTCCACTTTTCCTTACCAGTTGGATGTTTGTCTCTTTCATGGATCCCTGGGGGCATCCTGGTAACTGGGGTTCGGCTCTTGGGGTCCTTTGGGACTTAAAGAGGACCAGAGACCTCACTTTTCTCTTCTAAGTTGCCATATAGAAGATAGTCCCATGTTCTGCAgtgaggggacagagaagggcTTCCTCAGGGACAGAGGCTGGTTTGTTCATGGAAGTCCTGTTTTCCACCCCTAGGgaccccctcctcttcccttcccaagCCTACTTCTgccttaaaatatatactttttgctataaaaatatactttttaattgcAAGTAACACACAAGTTTATACTcattgcaaaatatttaaatacattaaactTTATACCCTCATTCCTTTCTCACTCACTTCCCTAGATTTTTTGGACTTAAAAAAGCATAAATGGGATTTAATATCTCTGTggtttggtgatttctttttttacttaatatgtcTTGGGCTTTCTTTCACATTGGATATATAGATGTGCTTCTTTCCTTTTAACTGTAGTATACTGTTATCTGTAGTCTTTGTCTTATATCCAGTGGAGTCTGGTCTTTGTTTCCTACACACCTCCTTTGTCCTCTGTCCCTATCCCACACCCACTTCTAATGCTCGAGAAGAGAGGGATCTGTTTCTGGTACAGCTGGACATTGACCTGAGATTTCTGGCCCCAACCTAGATTGACTTCTGGATAAGGATCCTACTGCCATGTAACTTTCCCTTCTTCTTACAGGCGAAGGAACATCTTGCTTGAAGTAAAAGGAGaggtgacttgatcccaggaatgcCATTTCTAATCTTCAGCTTTCCTCCCTACACATTCACATACAAGTCCAGAACAACATACAGGGGAGTAAAAAGCACTGGGGACCTCCTACACAATGAAATTGCATGCAGAGCATCCTGGGATTAGCATCTCTACAATGCAGAGAGACATTCACACGTGCTGGCCTCTTCCCCAGCTATCTGcaaaataaagaacagagcaCAGGAGAGGATGTGGGGGAGAGTCAGGGTCAGGGACGCCAGAAGTCCTGGTTGGGAGGGGCTGATTCTTCCAAgctggagagaggagacagatTTCTTCAGAGGGCAAGAAGGCAGCAGGGACGACCAGGAGAGCTATAATCAGGGAGCCAGCTAGCTAAAGGAGGGAAGACAAAGGTGTAGGGACAAAACAACttcatctctctccatctcctcatctcCAGAATAATGGCACACTCTGTGTGAGGAGACTGGCCATCTCTCAGAGGcaagagtttgtttttgtttgtttttgtttttgtttttttttaagattttgtttattgatttgacagagagaggatcacaagtaggcagagaggcaggcagaggggcggggggtgggggaagcaggctccctgctgagcagagagcccatgaggggctgagattatgacctgagccacccaggggtcccaagaaTGGTTTTTGGAGAAAACTTTGGCTCTCAAGTTggtaaaaagcagagaaaatagtcAAGCCATATTCCTCATcaactgccagggacctaatagTAGCTACCATTTATTACCAATTACTATGTGATGCACAGTTCTCTGACACATGTGCTGAATAATTTGCAAGTATTTCTTAAAACCTTACTGCCATAACATCAGAATTATCTTGTTGGTGGGTaaaatggggaaacagaggtAATATGCCCAAGGCACCAGAAGTAGTAATTGGCAGTCAGGATCTGAACTCAGGAGTGCTTGATACTAACTAAGCTTCATGTCTTAAGTCTTATGATTTATCATCTCCTTCTCACTCTATATCCAAATACTGATTTCCTACTGGGTCTTGAAATTGGGGTTGAAAGAGGAGAGACGGATAGAGTTCCTTCCAGGACCAGATAGacccctccagaaaaaaaaagattctatttcaCCCAACTGTGTATACACgacctcctcctcccttccttctctgaccCAGGCTAGACCATGACATCACATGGTAGAGGCtgtttttctgaaggaaaaaaaaaaaaaaaagaccagatttATAAGGATGACATTCAGAGAGCATGACTGAAGAGGATCATGGCCAAGTGACCATAGCACACGCCCAGCAGTGCTGAGAACACTGCTGGTCCCTCGGCACCTGGGGCTGACTCATGGTTGCTGTCAGGACCCAATGCCAGATGCCAGGGTTGCTTTTTACTCTTCCTCCGTTGCTCAGGACTATCCTATGAAACATCCTCAGGAACCCTTCTACCCACTCCCAGCACCCCAAGAGTTTTGATGTTATATAACATGGGGATGCCCCAAGGATGCCTGGCAATATGCTCAGATTGTTTTGTTTAAAACTCACAACTCTACTAAATTAGGTGCCATAGCAAccgctttacagatgaggaaactgaggcttagaaaacttaagtaatttgcccaaactCATGCAACTCATATTGGCCGACATCCAGATCTTGATGCCAAAGCCTATGAACTTAACCTCTGTTCCACAATACCTGATAGACGTCAACTTGCTAGCCAACCTGCTAGAAAGAACCAGATAAAAAGAGTAGGAGAAGTTGCAGAAACTAGAGAGAACCAGATAAATTCCAGCCCTCCTACCAACCAGAAGACCAGCCAGAAGGGCAACCAAGGAGAATTGCTCGTGGCACAGGAGACCTTCTTCTCTCTGTGCAATCCCTCTCCTGACTATGCCTGCTTCATTTATAGACAGTATCTTTTCACATCCTTGTCCCCAAGACCTTAAAGCATTGGGTGGACAATGAAAAACACTCATGATGttacaaaatagaatattttctagATCATAACATCCAGCATGTATTAAGCAAATATGACAGTAGGAGTATATGTTTGTTTAACGTGTGTGGTATCTGTGATGTGAGCTTAATTATACTACAGAAGACAATATTTTCCTCACCTgcagaatggggataataaaaatacttacaaGTTACAAGATATAAAGCACTTAGAGCAggataatattattatttatgatgatgatgattcccATTATtttagtggttaagagcacaCACTTTGGAGTCAAGCAGACTTGAGTTTGGATCCCAGCTCCATCTGTATGTGACCCTGAGCAAATACTTAACTCTTCTGAACATGtcttcttatctgcaaaatggggctacCAGTGTGTATCTCACTCAGCAGTAAAGATAATGCAAGTCAAGCATTTGACCCAATGTCTGGTACAAGAAACCCTGTGATAAATGGTATTTACCGTCAAAGTGTGTAACATATATACTTATGACAACTGCATTTCCAAGATATTCTGGGatccttccagttctaaaattttgttctttttgtgacACAgcacttgttttatttaaaagaatatagtcTTTGGAGCCAGATAGAATTCCAGCCCTCCTACTAATCAGCCATGTGGCCATGGCCAATGTTCTCAATCTCCCTGAGTCTCAATGCCCTTCG from Mustela nigripes isolate SB6536 chromosome 16, MUSNIG.SB6536, whole genome shotgun sequence includes these protein-coding regions:
- the RAMP2 gene encoding receptor activity-modifying protein 2; translation: MASLRAERAAGGPRLPATRAGRPAALRLLLLLGAVLKPQESLAQVPPTESSLKPEGVYPPRLWDGDLGQRGEPEDKMESYERTIQICWQSYKEEMDSIPKDWCDWDMISRPYSDLQYCLEHFAEEFHLGFPNPWAEEIIFETHQIHFANCSLVQPTLSDPPEDVLLAMIIAPICLIPFLVTLVVWRSKDSEAQA